A window of the Cannabis sativa cultivar Pink pepper isolate KNU-18-1 chromosome X, ASM2916894v1, whole genome shotgun sequence genome harbors these coding sequences:
- the LOC115708146 gene encoding zinc finger BED domain-containing protein DAYSLEEPER-like → MATQMMSKFQKYWREIHGLMCVAVVLDPRYKFMLLEYYFPVIYGDEQYVTEIAKVRELCCELLEEYGSKFPHLRERRVQEENVSTSSSTRRLDALSNFDRFVRASYRVENMKSELDLYLEENLIPRTEESFDICNYWKVTGLKYPLLSMIAKDVFAVPVSTVASESTFSTGGRHVSSHRSRLHPSTLEALVCTQNWLKTDKKATVNDEDNDVDPTMEPYVVDLDD, encoded by the exons ATGGCAACTCAAATGATGTCCAAGTTCCAGAAATATTGGCGAGAGATTCACGGGCTTATGTGTGTGGCGGTTGTTTTAGACCCGAGGTACAAGTTCATGTTGCTCGAATACTATTTCCCTGTAATTTATGGAGATGAGCAATATGTAACTGAAATTGCGAAGGTTCGTGAGCTTTGTTGCGAGCTACTAGAGGAGTACGGGTCTAAGTTTCCTCATTTGAGAGAAAGAAGGGTTCAAGAAGAAAATGTATCAACATCGTCTTCAACACGCCGATTGGATGCCCTTTCTAACTTTGATAGATTTGTTAGAGCTTCCTATCGAGTAGAGAATATGAAGTCTGAACTGGATTTATATTTAGAGGAGAACTTGATACCTAGGACTGAAGAGTCATTTGATATATGCAACTATTGGAAGGTGACGGGCCTCAAATACCCTTTGTTGAGTATGATTGCCAAGGATGTATTTGCTGTGCCTGTTAGCACTGTTGCTTCGGAATCTACATTCAGCACTGGTGGTAGGCACGTGAGTTCACATCGATCGAGACTTCATCCTTCTACATTAGAAGCATTAGTATGTACACAAAATTGGTTGAAGACTGACAAAAAAG caACAGTGAATGATGAAGATAATGATGTTGATCCAACAATG gaGCCTTACGTAGTTGATCTTGATGATTAG
- the LOC133032020 gene encoding zinc finger BED domain-containing protein RICESLEEPER 2-like encodes MSGQIDSNFEDDVDFVPSTTNEVQSVSNTVDETQNQRKRTSRAWDHFTREKIDGKIKAVCKYCERKLVGESSSGTRHLNSHVKTCPVRKAQLAANPSATASPSVSFNFDPDLARTKLAQMIVKHEYPLSMVEHSGFIEYSSTLCPMFQMVSRNTIRSDIMKMYKTEKEKCRQNLEKSRSRIAITSDMWTANHQKRGYMAVTAHFIDDSWNLHSQILSFKYVPCPHDAPALLEALRSCLNDWKIEDKISTVTLDNCTANDSMIDLLKGQFEPDSFILKGKLLHVRCCAHILNLIVKEGLSVIGDIVDKIRDSVAYWSGTPKRHEKFEDTARQLGVPYTKKISLDCVTRWNSTFLMLSTALSYKTVFERARLRELRLRCAPSEIDWQNAQQLCDKGAFY; translated from the exons ATGTCTGGTCAAATTGATTCTAATTTTGAGGATGATGTTGATTTTGTGCCATCAACTACAAATGAAGTACAATCTGTTAGCAATACAGTAGATGAAACTCAGAATCAGAGAAAAAGAACTTCTCGTGCATGGGATCATTTCACACGGGAAAAAATTGATGGAAAAATTAAAGCAGTTTGCAAGTATTGCGAGCGTAAGCTGGTGGGAGAAAGTTCTAGTGGGACTAGGCATTTAAATTCTCACGTGAAAACGTGTCCTGTAAGAAAGGCCCAACTTGCCGCCAATCCTAGTGCAACTGCAAGCCCTTcggtttcttttaattttgatcCTGATTTAGCAAGGACCAAATTGGCTCAAATGATCGTTAAGCACGAATATCCCTTGTCTATGGTTGAGCATAGCGGGTTTATAGAATATTCAAGCACTTTATGTCCCATGTTTCAAATGGTGTCAAGGAATACAATTAGGTCAGACATTATGAAAATGTATAAAACTGAGAAAGAAAAGTGCAGgcaaaatttggaaaaaagtAGGAGCAGAATAGCCATAACCAGTGACATGTGGACTGCAAATCATCAGAAGAGGGGATATATGGCTGTAACAGCTCATTTTATTGATGATTCTTGGAACTTACACAGTCAGATATTGAGTTTTAAGTATGTTCCGTGTCCTCACGATGCTCCAGCACTACTTGAGGCCTTAAGATCTTGTCTTAATGATTGGAAAATAGAAGACAAGATCAGTACAGTGACTCTCGATAACTGTACTGCCAATGATTCCATGATTGATCTTTTGAAAGGACAATTTGAGCCTGACAGTTTTATTTTGAAGGGAAAGTTGCTACATGTGCGTTGTTGTGcacatattttaaatctaattgtCAAAGAAGGCTTATCTGTCATTGGTGATATTGTTGACAAAATTCGAGACAGTGTTGCTTATTGGTCGGGCACACCAAAAAGACATGAAAAATTTGAAGACACTGCTCGTCAACTTGGAGTACCATACACCAAAAAAATATCACTTGATTGTGTAACGAGGTGGAATTCAACTTTTCTAATGCTTAGCACAGCTTTATCCTACAAGACAGTATTTGAACGTGCAAGGCTGCGGGAGTTGCGTTTGAGGTGTGCCCCTTCAGAAATTGATTGGCAAAATGCTCAACAATTGTGTGATAA AGGTGCCTTTTATTAA